A single genomic interval of Rhododendron vialii isolate Sample 1 chromosome 3a, ASM3025357v1 harbors:
- the LOC131319693 gene encoding monocopper oxidase-like protein SKU5 isoform X2, translating to MAFLGSCILCLIPFSLLFGLCFSFANVSEFKLELSYKTLSPLGVPQQVIAVNGMFPGPVLNVTTSHLVNVTVTNKLDENLLITWAGLRMRRAFWQDGVLGTNCPIPPNHSWTYQFQAKDQIGSFFYFPSLNLQRSAGGFGSFIINNLPRVPPPFNTPYGDIVVFIGDWYKQSHKALRGALDNGTDLGIPDGVLINGKGPYSMAEPFDYEKINVVPGKTYRIRVHNVGVSTCLNFRIQNHNLFLVETEGHYTAQQSNSSFDIHVGQSYSFLVTMNQDANSDYYIIASPKFMNPNQTYQWQNVIGVAIMYYSELKGKAAGPLPTAPVPPNGVYNTSLAMEQSMSIRQDVNARGGGLSRQGAFNYSLLSSTELFILRSTQPVTIDGKLRATFNGISFENPGYPIRLADQFDKSKDVYNLDFPNAMLSSGPPQIGTSLINGTYDHSMELILQNNDTVVLSFHMDGHSFFVLGNQECDTNAGWGLENGQKTAGSCIIGPMLYFVLLYRFFQVGGQQFWSIWTTLECGILEQRISTDGI from the exons atggcATTCTTGGGGTCATGTATCTTGTGTTTAATCCCCTTCTCTCTGCTTTTCGGCCTCTGTTTCTCATTTGCAAATGTTTCCGAGTTCAAATTGGAGCTCTCTTACAAAACTCTCTCCCCTTTGGGTGTCCCTCAACAG GTTATTGCAGTAAATGGAATGTTTCCTGGTCCAGTTCTTAATGTTACTACTAGTCACCTTGTCAACGTAACTGTGACGAACAAATTGGACGAAAATCTCCTCATTACTTG GGCTGGATTGAGAATGCGTCGCGCTTTTTGGCAAGATGGCGTTCTAGGCACAAATTGCCCCATTCCTCCAAACCATAGTTGGACTTACCAATTCCAAGCCAAGGATCAGATCGGCAGCTTCTTTTATTTCCCATCACTCAATCTTCAAAGATCAGCTGGTGGTTTCGGTTCTTTTATCATCAATAACTTGCCTCGAGTACCTCCGCCTTTCAACACTCCGTATGGTGATATCGTTGTTTTCATCGGTGATTGGTATAAACAAAGCCATAAG GCACTGAGAGGGGCACTCGACAATGGAACTGACCTTGGAATACCGGATGGAGTTCTCATTAACGGGAAGGGGCCTTATAGCATGGCTGAACCTTTTGATTATGAAAAAATCAATGTTGTCCCAG GAAAAACCTATCGGATTCGGGTGCACAACGTCGGGGTGTCAACTTGCTTGAACTTTCGAATCCAGAACCACAATTTGTTCCTCGTTGAAACAGAGGGGCATTACACTGCTCAACAAAGCAATTCCAGCTTTGACATACACGTCGGGCAGTCTTACTCATTTTTGGTTACCATGAATCAGGATGCGAATAGCGATTACTACATCATAGCAAGCCCGAAGTTTATGAACCCTAATCAAACCTATCAGTGGCAAAATGTTATTGGGGTTGCTATCATGTACTATTCCGAATTGAAAGGGAAGGCAGCTGGTCCTCTCCCAACCGCTCCAGTACCACCAAATGGTGTTTATAATACGTCTCTCGCGATGGAGCAGTCAATGTCCATCAG GCAAGACGTCAATGCTAGAGGAGGTGGCCTTAGCCGACAAGGCGCGTTCAATTACAGTCTGCTCAGTTCCACCGAGCTCTTCATTTTAAGAAGCACACAACCAGTAACAATTGACGGCAAACTTCGAGCTACATTTAACGGAATTTCGTTCGAAAATCCAGGTTATCCAATTCGGCTAGCTGACCAGTTTGACAAATCGAAAGATGTTTACAATCTCGATTTCCCAAACGCGATGTTGTCGAGCGGGCCGCCTCAGATTGGCACCTCTCTCATTAATGGAACGTATGACCACTCCATGGAACTCATATTGCAAAACAATGACACTGTTGTGCTGAGCTTTCACATGGATGGTCATTCGTTTTTTGTTCTTGG AAATCAAGAGTGTGATACTAATGCAGGATGGGGCTTGGAGAATGGACAAAAAACAGCAGGGAGTTGTATAATTGGACCGATGCTATATTTCGTTCTACTATACAG GTTTTTCCAGGTGGGTGGACAGCAGTTCTGGTCTATTTGGACAACGTTGGAGTGTGGAATCTTAGAGCAGAGAATCTCGACAGATGGTATCTAG
- the LOC131319695 gene encoding S-type anion channel SLAH2-like, with amino-acid sequence MEDNEHLGLSKLVSPEVVPSLIKFIAANEVAGFDRVEEPKNLDIHHQQTGFQFFSSSATETKTAAVQSQRMHSVSISMPSSPMEVHLQSSKRVLFQDQDGTIFSDEIANPTTSGTKQEKFHSQTMPAGSAFDEADTSGLFPNRPRLPPKNPGIERLKDKRFDSFKTWSGKFERQLSNLRGKPQEIRQEANTEQNVEVETLPVHRYFDALEGPELDTLRASEEILLPEDQRWPFLLCFSISSFGICLGVGSQVILWKKLATSPSIKFLHVSLDVNLVLWCIAVALVSTVFVTYMLKVIFYFEAVRREYYHPIRVNFFFAPWIALLFLVLGVPPSIAQNIHTALWYILMTPIFFLELKIYGQWMSGGQRRLSKVANPSNHLSIVGNFVGALLGASMGLKEGPIFFFAVGLAHYTVLFVTLYQRLPTNETLPKELHPVFFLFVAAPSVASMAWARIQGSFDYGSRIAYFIALFLYFSLAVRVNFFRGFRFSLAWWAYTFPMTGAAIATIEYSNEVPNVVTKSLSVLLTAISTVVVTSLLVTTILHAFVLRDLFPNDIAIAISDQRPKAHPHKWFHRRTGSSDKDIENFLKFTNSGGKDIEASMMPPSSIPKGVDNSSTTEVHCHVSQFYHDH; translated from the exons ATGGAAGACAATGAACATCTTGGTTTGTCAAAGCTGGTCTCTCCTGAAGTAGTTCCATCTCTCATCAAATTTATAGCTGCAAATGAAGTAGCAGGCTTTGATAGGGTTGAGGAGCCCAAAAACTTGGATATTCACCATCAACAAACTGGTTTTCAGTTCTTCAGTTCCTCAGCTAca GAAACCAAAACAGCTGCTGTCCAAAGCCAGAGAATGCATTCTGTTTCTATCAGTATGCCATCTTCCCCCATGGAGGTTCACTTACAGAGCAGTAAAAGAGTTCTCTTCCAAGATCAAGATGGAACAATCTTCAGCGATGAGATTGCAAATCCTACAACTTCTGGCACTAAACAGGAAAAATTCCATTCTCAAACAATGCCAGCTGGTTCTGCATTTGATGAGGCAGATACAAGTGGATTATTTCCAAACCGCCCACGGCTCCCACCAAAGAATCCAGGGATTGAAAGGCTGAAGGACAAAAGGTTTGATTCTTTTAAAACATGGTCTGGTAAGTTTGAAAGGCAGCTATCAAATCTACGTGGAAAACCACAAGAAATAAGACAAGAGGCAAACACAGAGCAGAACGTAGAGGTGGAGACTTTGCCTGTGCATCGATACTTTGATGCCTTGGAAGGACCTGAGTTAGATACCCTCAGG GCTTCAGAAGAAATCCTGCTTCCAGAAGACCAGCGGTGGCCGTTTCTTCTATGCTTTTCTATTTCTTCATTTGGTATTTGCCTCGGGGTTGGCAGCCAAGTGATTTTGTGGAAAAAGTTGGCCACTTCTCCTTCCATAAAATTTCTTCATGTAAGCCTGGATGTAAACCTCGTCCTTTGGTGCATAGCTGTTGCGCTGGTATCTACAGTCTTTGTCACCTACATGCTCAAAGTCATATTCTACTTCGAAGCGGTTCGCCGTGAATATTATCATCCCATCCGTGTTAACTTCTTCTTCGCCCCATGGATAGCCTTATTGTTCTTAGTTCTTGGAGTCCCACCATCCATTGCTCAAAACATACATACAGCTCTCTGGTATATTCTTATGACACCAATCTTTTTCCTAGAGCTTAAGATTTATGGACAGTGGATGTCAGGAGGACAAAGGAGACTTTCAAAGGTGGCAAATCCTTCAAATCACCTATCTATTGTTGGGAACTTCGTGGGGGCCTTATTGGGTGCGTCGATGGGGCTGAAAGAAGGACCGATATTCTTCTTTGCAGTTGGATTGGCTCACTATACAGTCTTATTTGTAACTCTCTATCAGAGACTTCCAACGAATGAGACACTCCCAAAGGAGCTCCATCCAGTTTTCTTTCTGTTTGTCGCCGCACCCAGTGTTGCTTCGATGGCATGGGCGAGGATTCAAGGCTCCTTTGATTATGGGTCACGGATTGCTTACTTTATTGCTTTGTTCCTTTATTTCTCACTG GCTGTTCGTGTCAATTTCTTTCGAGGATTCAG GTTCTCGTTGGCTTGGTGGGCCTACACATTCCCTATGACTGGAGCTGCCATTGCAACTATCGAGTACTCCAATGAGGTACCAAACGTAGTAACGAAATCTCTTTCGGTACTACTCACTGCCATTTCCACTGTCGTCGTTACATCGCTGCTTGTAACGACTATTCTCCACGCCTTTGTGCTGCGTGACCTCTTCCCAAATGACATTGCTATTGCCATTAGTGACCAAAGGCCAAAAGCACACCCCCATAAATGGTTCCACAGGAGAACTGGAAGCTCAGATAAGGACATTGAAAATTTCCTCAAATTTACAAACTCAGGTGGGAAGGATATCGAGGCTTCTATGATGCCTCCAAGCTCCATTCCTAAAGGAGTTGACAATTCCAGCACAACCGAGGTACACTGCCATGTCTCTCAATTTTACCATGACCACTGA
- the LOC131319693 gene encoding monocopper oxidase-like protein SKU5 isoform X1 gives MAFLGSCILCLIPFSLLFGLCFSFANVSEFKLELSYKTLSPLGVPQQVIAVNGMFPGPVLNVTTSHLVNVTVTNKLDENLLITWAGLRMRRAFWQDGVLGTNCPIPPNHSWTYQFQAKDQIGSFFYFPSLNLQRSAGGFGSFIINNLPRVPPPFNTPYGDIVVFIGDWYKQSHKALRGALDNGTDLGIPDGVLINGKGPYSMAEPFDYEKINVVPGKTYRIRVHNVGVSTCLNFRIQNHNLFLVETEGHYTAQQSNSSFDIHVGQSYSFLVTMNQDANSDYYIIASPKFMNPNQTYQWQNVIGVAIMYYSELKGKAAGPLPTAPVPPNGVYNTSLAMEQSMSIRQDVNARGGGLSRQGAFNYSLLSSTELFILRSTQPVTIDGKLRATFNGISFENPGYPIRLADQFDKSKDVYNLDFPNAMLSSGPPQIGTSLINGTYDHSMELILQNNDTVVLSFHMDGHSFFVLGMGLGEWTKNSRELYNWTDAIFRSTIQVFPGGWTAVLVYLDNVGVWNLRAENLDRWYLGQETYIRVVDPHVDNATVFDRVPDNVFYCGKIENYTNPKSLVSIARGVGHPKLYLTLLVVFSASISILC, from the exons atggcATTCTTGGGGTCATGTATCTTGTGTTTAATCCCCTTCTCTCTGCTTTTCGGCCTCTGTTTCTCATTTGCAAATGTTTCCGAGTTCAAATTGGAGCTCTCTTACAAAACTCTCTCCCCTTTGGGTGTCCCTCAACAG GTTATTGCAGTAAATGGAATGTTTCCTGGTCCAGTTCTTAATGTTACTACTAGTCACCTTGTCAACGTAACTGTGACGAACAAATTGGACGAAAATCTCCTCATTACTTG GGCTGGATTGAGAATGCGTCGCGCTTTTTGGCAAGATGGCGTTCTAGGCACAAATTGCCCCATTCCTCCAAACCATAGTTGGACTTACCAATTCCAAGCCAAGGATCAGATCGGCAGCTTCTTTTATTTCCCATCACTCAATCTTCAAAGATCAGCTGGTGGTTTCGGTTCTTTTATCATCAATAACTTGCCTCGAGTACCTCCGCCTTTCAACACTCCGTATGGTGATATCGTTGTTTTCATCGGTGATTGGTATAAACAAAGCCATAAG GCACTGAGAGGGGCACTCGACAATGGAACTGACCTTGGAATACCGGATGGAGTTCTCATTAACGGGAAGGGGCCTTATAGCATGGCTGAACCTTTTGATTATGAAAAAATCAATGTTGTCCCAG GAAAAACCTATCGGATTCGGGTGCACAACGTCGGGGTGTCAACTTGCTTGAACTTTCGAATCCAGAACCACAATTTGTTCCTCGTTGAAACAGAGGGGCATTACACTGCTCAACAAAGCAATTCCAGCTTTGACATACACGTCGGGCAGTCTTACTCATTTTTGGTTACCATGAATCAGGATGCGAATAGCGATTACTACATCATAGCAAGCCCGAAGTTTATGAACCCTAATCAAACCTATCAGTGGCAAAATGTTATTGGGGTTGCTATCATGTACTATTCCGAATTGAAAGGGAAGGCAGCTGGTCCTCTCCCAACCGCTCCAGTACCACCAAATGGTGTTTATAATACGTCTCTCGCGATGGAGCAGTCAATGTCCATCAG GCAAGACGTCAATGCTAGAGGAGGTGGCCTTAGCCGACAAGGCGCGTTCAATTACAGTCTGCTCAGTTCCACCGAGCTCTTCATTTTAAGAAGCACACAACCAGTAACAATTGACGGCAAACTTCGAGCTACATTTAACGGAATTTCGTTCGAAAATCCAGGTTATCCAATTCGGCTAGCTGACCAGTTTGACAAATCGAAAGATGTTTACAATCTCGATTTCCCAAACGCGATGTTGTCGAGCGGGCCGCCTCAGATTGGCACCTCTCTCATTAATGGAACGTATGACCACTCCATGGAACTCATATTGCAAAACAATGACACTGTTGTGCTGAGCTTTCACATGGATGGTCATTCGTTTTTTGTTCTTGG GATGGGGCTTGGAGAATGGACAAAAAACAGCAGGGAGTTGTATAATTGGACCGATGCTATATTTCGTTCTACTATACAG GTTTTTCCAGGTGGGTGGACAGCAGTTCTGGTCTATTTGGACAACGTTGGAGTGTGGAATCTTAGAGCAGAGAATCTCGACAGATGGTATCTAGGCCAAGAGACGTATATCAGGGTTGTAGATCCCCATGTAGATAACGCAACTGTGTTCGATAGAGTGCCCGATAATGTTTTCTACTGcggtaaaattgaaaattacacAAA CCCAAAATCTTTGGTATCAATTGCCAGGGGAGTCGGACATCCAAAGTTGTATCTCACGCTGCTCGTGGTGTTTTCTGCTTCAATCTCGATTTTGTGCtaa